From the Jeongeupia sp. HS-3 genome, the window AGCCTTGGGGGCAGATGGCATGAATACTCGACCAGTTGTTTAAATGGCTGGTAAGGGATCTTGATGGATCATTGTATGTGCCGTTGGCTATGGATATTTGTTCTTTTTTTCCAAGCCCTCTAGTTTCCCAGCATTGAGCTGATTTGGTGACCCATATGTAGCTATTTATGCGCTCTCTGTTTCCAAGTGAGTCATACAAATCAACCAGCTCTGATGGTTTTATGAAAATGAAATCAAAATCTCGACTATGGAAGCTATACGTAACCAAAATCCAATAATCTGCTGGAGAGGTTTCTATTTTTTCTCGATTAAACGTCCACCATCCGCCGGATTTGATTCCTTGTGCTATTTCTGGTTTAACATTATTGCCAAGATAATCTTTCGAGAATTTAACTTGCAAGGAAATAGATTTGCTGTGCTCTCTGTTTGTAACAAGCAAATCTATTCCGTCATCTTTTGATGGGACCCATACTCTTGCATCAGGAAAATTTTCTTCGATTTTGGTGGCAACCAAATACTCTCCGGCATGAATCGTAAATATTGGGCGCAATGTTTATAGCTCCTAACGTTCAGGTTAAGGGGCCGGCTTTAGCCGGTCCCGAGTGAGCGAAGCGAACGGCCTTGAACCGCATGTTAGGCATTGCAAATTTCCCCGCCTTGTTTTAGCTCTAAGCTCAAGCCGTTTAAAATGGAGCGAAGAAATTTGTCAAAGATCATGAAGGCAACTTCTTGAGCAAGTTTTGCTGTGGCACTATCTGCTAGCTCTGCCCTGTGCACAACAGCATTTCTCGCGCCCTGTAGTTGTGTGATTTCTTCCCAAATTGTTTTTGAGTGGCCTTCTATTTTGGGAGAATTAAAGTCAATGCTTCCGTACTCCTTTAGCACGCGAGCAAGCAAAGGCTTAAACCTGTCAAAGCCGTTATGTTTGACGGCGAGGTCGGAGATAAGGTCTGCGACGGATTCGTTATGAACCAAGCCATAGATAACAGGCTTGAGAAGAGTGACCTTTAAACCAACTTCAATTGAGGTGGTGAAAAGCACTAATGCTGACGATGGTGAAACTTCAAGAAGTTTTCGGGCTTCATGAAATATAGAAATAGCACTCACGGCCAAGGTGCGATTGCTTACATAGTAAGAGCGGAGACGCTCAAATGTAAACTCGTCAATCGCCTGCCCGGATATTTCATCCACCAGCGTTGAATACCATTCATCGCGGGCGTCTTCGTCAGGTGTATTCATATCGACTCCAGGCTTTGCCTAACGTTTGAATTAACGGGCGGGCTTTAGCCCGTCCCGGTTGAATGAAGTGTTAGGCGTACTTGGTCCAATATTTGTTTTCTCTGTTATCGCCTAGCGTTCGTATTGGTCTGGACTTCTTTAACGTGTGCCTATCCAATCTTTTTTATCGAGCTCGTAATGATTGTATTTTTCGTTGTCAATCTCAATAATGCTCTGAAAGCTAAAGCCACATTTTTGTATTACCCTATTCGACGGCGTGTTATTTAATAGAGCAATGGCACTAAGCACCTTGATGTTCGTGCTTTCAAATAAATAATTAATCATTCCTTGTGAGGCTTGGGTTGTGAATCCTTTGCCTCTATGATTCTTGGAAATTGCGTACATAATTTCTCGGTTTGGTGGTGGCAATTCGTCTTTAATTCCTGAACAGCACCAGCCGATAAATTTTCCTGTCTCTTTCAAGATAATTCCTAATCGAAGACGGAGTTCGCCAATGTCTTTACTTTTTGATGCAGTGTTTAAAAACTGTTTGTTTTCTGGAATTTCATAGTTGGTAAACCAATCTTCTCTTTGCTCTTTCGATACGTTCCAGCCTGGCAAAAATTCATGTATTTCAGGTTGCCAAGTGAGTGAATGAAAATCATCTAAATCAGTAACTAAAAATTCTCGTAGGATTACATCCTTGCATTCAATCGTAAAAATGCTTTTTTCGAAATCGGAGCGAGCATTAGTGCTCATAATGCATCCCTCGGCGGACGGGCCGCCTAACGTTGAAACTAAGCGGAGGCCGAAGGCCGTCCGCTTGAGTGAAGTGTTAGGGCGATTTTGGTTTCGTTATCCGCGAACGCCCGCTTTGTTTTTGAAGCATACCGCACCGAATCAACGAGATGCAAAGCTAAACCGGCTTGCACCACGCCACCCTAAAGAAAAGCAACAAGCACCACAGTAAAGAAAAATAATCTGGTTAGTTTTTTATTTGGATAAGCCGTTGGTGCGAGGTGCAAACGGAAGCTGGCTTTCGCCTGTGAACCGTTGTTTCAAATTGCCGATGAAACCTAAACCAATGTGAGCGGGCATGCCGAGCAGTGCCTTCACCCTAACGTAGAGCTAACCGGCTCGCCAAAGCGTAGCTTTGGCGAGTCCAGCGACCGAAGGGAGCGAGGTTGAGCGCCATGTTATGCATGGACGAACACCTTATGTTCTTTGCCTCGATCATCGGTAGTGGAGACAATGATTTCGTGTCCCATTTTTACCAGCCTGTAGCGGACATGAATATCTGATAGGCGTTCTGCTTCAAGTCGGTGGTTGGCAATGTGCTTTGGTAACCAATCTTTCCAGTAGGCAATAGACTTGTGGAGAACTTCCGGGTACTTGCCAGTAGGAGAAACCTGCCCGTTGGCAAAATTGATATCAATTTCGTAACCAGGGGAATGGCGGGCAAGCTCAGGCAGAACATCCAGAATATATTGGTCATCTACGTAGTTCATCAGGCTCACGAATGAGTGGCCGAAATTGTGAAGCATGGCGTCAATGTGCTTGTATTTCATAGTGCATAACGTTTGAATTAACCGGCTGGCTTTAGCCAGTCCGGGTTGAATGAAGTGTTATGCATCTATTTCAGGATTGTCGTCTTTCTAGCCAGCGTCTCGACGACACCTTTCATGAGCTGCGCTAACTGGTGAAGTTCCGCGATATTCAGGCTACGAAGAGGGTCGCTATCTTCGTATACATACCTTACCGCCACAAATACGTTGTCATGCCGCAGTAGGAGATCGCGAAGGGTTTTGCCATTTTGATATAACGTAGATGTTGAGTACTCCGATTCGAGTTCGGTTCTTACCCAATCATCGGCCGTATCATATAGTTGACTGAGCTTATGGGTCGATTTCTCTGGTTGGGCAGTGACTACACCACCTCTTACACCGTTTCCGTAGTCCTCTAGATCTTTGATGATGGAATAGGACGAAACCGATTTGAGGTACAGTTCTAGCGCGAGAACGGAATTGATAATTTCAGGGAGTAGCACTCCTGATCCAGGGGGTTGTGCCCTTAAAAGGTCAGCAGCGGTCCAAAACTGGTCAGCCGCATCCTTGACCTGTGGATCAGGTATCTGCTTCTTCACGTAACCGTATTTCTGAGTGATATCGTTCATGATGCATAACGTTTGAACTAACGGGCCGGCTTTAGCCGGTCCCGGTTGAGTGAAGTGTTAGATGCCTTTCGCTTGAGGCGGCCAATGAGCCCCAAATGCGTAAACGAAAATCCTTTTGAATATTTGAGTCCATAGCCGAGCGCACGATCAAACCCGATATGAGCGCCCCAGATAAAACCAGCGCTAACAAGGACCGGGACGGAAGCAACCGCACCCACGAAAAGACAGGCCAATGCGCCAATGTAGGAGTGCGCCATGTTGTATGCGATGGCTCCAGTGCTGGAGCCAGCAACATAACCAAGAAAGGATAGATCTGGGATGAGGAAGCAGGCAGCAAACAAGCCCCAGCCTGAACCGAATTTTGAGTAGCAGATGAGTGCCATTGCAAAAACGCTCAGGCCTTCTAGCCTCAGTACGATTCGTACATTTCCGTTTGCGGCGCCAGGCATATGCCTCCCTTGGCATCTAACGTTGGAGTTCAGCCGCCCCGGCACGGGGTCGGCTGGGACGACTTGTTAGGCCGGTAACATTTCATGGATATTTCGCGCCGCCGGCTTGGAGTTGTATTCAGAAGAAAGTGCAAGTATCAAGAGCATTTCTATCACGAGCTGATCCGTTTGATTTTCAGTATTCACAAAACGGAGGAGCGTCCAATGATCCCACCAGGGTGCTTCGTAATGGCAGGATGTTCTAAGGTTTGCGCGCTCTTTAAGAGTTTGTGTGGTTTGGCCAACATAGAGGCACTGGCCAGTATCTCCGAAAAAAGCATATATGGCGCCAATGCCCTGATCCTGCAACGAATTGTGCCGGCTCCAATCGTTTGGAGTTTTCTCAATAGCTCGCTCAAAAAACCAATCTCTAGCAGTCAAAGCGCATGCACCAACGGACTTTCTAAGAGTTTCTGTTTCCATGCGGATTCTCTAAGGCCTAACGTTTGAATTAACGGGCGGGCGTTAGCCCGTCCCGGTTGAATGAAGTGTTAGGCGTTTTTAGCACAACTCGACAGCCAACTCACCATCAATTGGCCGAGTAGGCCATGGAGAGTTTGTGCACGATACAACTCTCCCGTTCTCGGTCCTGTACTCATAATACATAAGCGTTTCAGGGCTCTTTATCTCTCCATAAAGATACCATGACCACTTAACTATGGATGCCTCGGGTATTTTTAGAGTGGTTCCATCAACAATAAGCTCAAATGGATTGGTTATCTCAAGTATCTCACCATTTTCAAAAACAACCTTGAGAACCTCACCATCAAATGATGCACTTTTGGAAATATGGCAGTTATCCATTGGCCGCCCGAACCAACACCCAAAAATACAAAGTGATCCACTTCGAATTTTTTCATCAAGCGACATAAGCTGAGCTGCGATATTCATCGAATTACGCCTAACGTTTGAAATAAGCGGAGGCCGAAGGCCGTCCGCTTGATTGAAATGTTAGGGTTGCGGCCTTTGATTTATTTGCGCCGCACGCAACCCCGAAACTTGAATACAACCATAGCAACGCCAAAAAGAGCAACATCGCACACCGCATTGTTGGAAAAAAGCACCCTGGCAACGAAGAACTACCAACGAACCCAGCCTCAAATAAACTGCCAAGCTTTTTTGGGCTAATCATGAGCGCTGCATTCCGTTGCTAATCTGCCGCACTAAATAAAAGCGAGGGTTGAAACCTGAAAAGAAGATTTACGACGGTAAAAAGATATTGCAACTGAGTCACGATAATTAGACAGCTAAACCACAACAAAACGGGCAACGAGACTGCGAAGCCAAAGCAGGGCGAAACCCTTTGAAAACAACTGACTTGAAAGAGCCGATCAGGAATGCGCCTGATCCCTAACAGTTAATAGACTGACCTACGTGTCAGTACATTATTAATGATACGGACGCCCAGATAAGCACATACACCACTGATTTCATGGCGTTTTTTACCCACCCCGTCCGTCTATTCATACCAATGATACGGACACAGCGCACCTTACGCAGTATGGTCTGTCCCCATGCAGAAGGACAGAGGATTAAGCGCTAAGCGCTGAATGCTGCCGTTCAAACTCGACCGGTGCCAGGTAATCCAGCGTCGAATGGCGGCGGCGATGATTGTAAAATCGGATGTAGTCGAATATATCCGCGCGGGCCTCGTCGTGACTCCGGTAGCGGGTCAAGTAAACCCGCTCCGCCTTCAACGACCGGAAGAAGCTTTCCATCGCAGCGTTGTCCCAGCAATTGCCCGCTCGTGAATGGCTCGGCACCATGCCGTGCCGTTTCAGCAACATCTGGTAATCAAACGCACAATACTGGCTGCCTCGGTCCGAATGCAGTAGCACCTCCCGCACCGGTTTCCGTCTGGCAACGGCCATCGTCAACGCAGCATGCACCAGTTCTTGCTGCATTCGATGGTGCATTGCCCAGCCGACCACGGCGCGGGAATACAAGTCCAGCACCACAGCCAGATACAGCCAGCCCTCGTCAGTACGGATGTAAGTCATGTCCGACACCCAGCGTTGATTCATCCCGGATGCGTCGAATTGCCGTTCCAGCCGATTTGGTGCCACCGGAAGCAGGTGTTGGCTGACCGGGACAGGTCGCCACCGTTTACGGGAACGTACCTTCAGCCCGCCTTGGCGCATCAGGCGGCCAACACGGTGGCGGCCACAGGCGAAGCCTTGTGCGACCAGTTCCGCATGTATCCGACGATGCCCATAGATGCCGTTGACTTCGGCATGGACCAGACGGATTTCCCGTAACAGCACGCGATTAGCCATCTCTCGCATCGAAGGCGGCCGGTTGCGCCAAGCGTAGTAGCTGCTCCGTGAGACGCGGAACAACTGGCACATGACGGCAACAGGATAACGCTCAGCAAGCGCCTGAATGGCGCGGTACTTCACTTCGTGGGCTGCGAGAAGATGGCGAGCGCTTTTTTTAGGACGTCACGCTCCATGGTGACGCGTGCTAGATCATCGCGCAGACGCTTGAGTTCGGCTGCTTCGCCCAGTTGCTTGCCATGACCAGGAAAGGCATCCATGCCCTTGAGCAGAAACTGGCGTTTCCATTTGCCCAGCAGGCCTTCGGTGATGCCGAAGGCCTGCGCCACGTGACGTAGCGGCGTGCCAGCCAGGATTTGCTCAACAGCTTCCCGCTTGAAGGACTCGGGAAAGGTACGGCGGATTTGGGTCATGAACACTCCTTGGTGGCGATTATCCACCTTAAGTTAGTGTCCTTCCGTATAGGGACAGACCACAGGGTGCATACGCTTCGACAAGCGCAGTAAGGGCGGCAGATGCCATGGCACGCTCCCAAAAGGGCGTGCCGCATGCAGCAAATAATAGTGTCCTCAGATTGCCAATATGCCCTCGCGCTGCAGTGCGGCGCGGGGTTAGTTAGTGATTACTGCTGGAATTGGCACCAAACGATGCGACGAGGCGGTCGATGTCGCTACGCCGCCAAGCGGCCACGCGCGGCCCCAACTTCACTTGGGCAGGGAATCGGCCTTTTTTGATACCTTCGTACCAAGTGGCACGGGAAACAGGAATGATGCTCAGCACTTCAGGCAAGCGCAGAAAAGAATCAGATGTAGTCATTACGCATTTCCAACCCCCTAAGGGTGAATCGGGAAATGTGTCCTCATGTGCAAACTAAATATTCCTCTACTGGCGAAGGGGGCTCGACCAGCGTCCGATGTCATCAATAGATGTACATATAGAATATAGGCAACCTTGATGCACATGAATCAAATAACTATGCACATTGCAGTGCGCCGGCCTGTTCCAACGCCACCGCCCTTTTCCAGAAGTCCGTCCAAATGGTCATTGGGTCATGCAGCTTTACCGGCACGTAGCGACACAACGTTCCCAACCTTTCCAGCAAACTCATGTGGCGGTATGAATTGCCCGTGGTTGGCATCGAGCCAGTCAGCCCACCATTGCATCATCAGCCTGCGTTGCTCCAAAAATTCAACTTTGTGTGTGTAGGCGACACGGACACTGTTGCGCTCCTTGTGACTCATCTGGCGTTCAACAACATCCCTGTCCCATAACCCCGCTTCGGTCAGTGCAGTGCAGGCCATCGCCCGGAAGCCATGCCCGCATACTTCGGTCTTGGTATCGTAACCCATGCGGCGCAGCGCAGCATTGACCGTGTTTTCGCTCATCGGCTTGGCAGCATCGTGATCACCAGCGAATACCAAATCAAAGCGCCCTGTCAGGGGGCGAATCGCTTCGAGTACGGTCAACGCCTGGCGCGATAGCGGCACGATATGCTGCTCTTTCATCTTGGCACCACGATGCGAGTGCGCCACGCCTTCGATGAGCTCGCGGCTGGCCGGTATCGTCCAAGTGGCGCGGTCGGCGTCGATCTCGTTCCAGCACATAAAACGTAGCTCGCTGGAACGGACGAAGGTTAGCAATGTGAAGCGCAGCGCCAATGCGGTCAGAATACGCCCCCGGTAGGCGTCGAGCCGCTGCATGAGCTCAGGAACTCGCTCCAATGGCAGGGATGCACGATGTACGAGTATCGGCGCTTCTAGCGCCCCGGAAAGGTCGCCAGCCGGATTGCTATCAATCAGACCGGTCTGCACGGCATAGCGCATGACGCCGCTGATGTGTTGCCGCACCCGCCCCGCCACTTCCAGCGTGCCGTTCTCCTCGATCTTGCGTAGTGGAGCAAGTAGATCGCGGGTTTTCAAGTTGGTCACGGGCTGTCTGCCAATGGCGGGGAATACGTAGGCTTCCAGCCGAGCGAGAATGTTCCGCGCGTGAGCGGCGGACCATTTGGCGGCATTCTTGGCATGCCATTCCCTGCTGATGGCCTCGAAGCTGCTTGTGCGGTCGTACTCGGCATCCAATTTGGCTTGCCGTTTGTTCTCGATGGGGTCGACGCCAACAGCAAGCAGGCCCCGGGCCTCCTCGCGCTTGGCACGCGCTTCTGCCAACGATAGCGCCGGATAGTCCCCGAACGCAGTCAGCCCGGATTTGCCGTTGGGCTTGGTGAACTTGAAGCGCCACGACTTGGTACCGCTGGCCTTGATTAGCAGGAACAACCCACCACCATCAAACAGTGAATAGTCCTTGTCGCGAGACTTAGCGTTGCGGCAGTCGGTGTCGCTCAGGGGCTTGATTTTGCGCGCCATAGGTATACAACCTAAAATCGAATCAATGTATCCCTAAACGTATACCAAAAATCACTGGATGTACATGGACGCTCTTGGATGACCCAGGAAACAAAAAACCCCTGAAAGCTAGGTTCTATGGGGTTTTCTGGACGGCACTGGACGCTTCTGGAACTATAGTTGGTACCCCCGACAGGAATCGAACCTGTAACTGGCCCTTAGGAGGGGCCCGTTATATCCATTTAACTACAGGGGCAGAGTAGGCATCCCGGAATACGTGGCAGCAACGGGCGGCATGTTCCGGCAAGCCGAGCATTATAGCGGTAAGCGGGTCTTGGCGGAAACCGTGCACGTTAAAGAAGGCCTGCGCCCCAGCCAGAGTCGCCGACTGATACGCCAAGCGTGAGGGGCCGATCTGCGACGCGCTCACCATACGATCCAGCCCTGCTTTCAAGGCAGGCGCCGTTATCGCGCGGGAATCAACGCCGCCGCATCCACACGATCCGCGGCAGTTCGATACCGTTGCGTTCAAGCAAGGCCGCGTAGCGGACGGTGACGCGGCCGAACTGTGCATCGACGTCGTTGATGAAATAGCGGCTTTGTATCGTCAGCGTTTCACCGCGCACATTGCTGCGAATGCGCTCGGGCACCGCTTGGGCGAATTCGGCGACGGTAGAAAAGTATCGTCCCGAGCGCTTTGATACCACCGCTTGGGCATCGGACAAGGTCATATCCGGTATCAGCGCCGCGAGGACTTCGGGCGGTGCGAAGTTGACGTTGACCGACGTCGCCTGCGGCAAGACGGTCACAAAGGGCGTCAAGCGCGCAATGGTATCGGCATCCAAGCCCCGGATTCGCGTCAGCGAGCCAAGATCGACCAGCGGCTGATTGCCGGCGCGGTAAGGCTGCGGCAGGGCCAAGTAGTCGGCATCCTCGGCGCCATCGGGTGTGCGGACGGCACTATCGGCATCGATCCAGTCGACCAGGGCGTCGACCAGTTTCGGTGAGACCCCGGCAAATTCAAACAGGCGGCGGCAGGCGGCAATTTCGGTTTCGTTGGCAACGCCATTGGCCACCAGATTATTGAGGTTGAAACGCCCCTGCTGCTCAAGCAAGCGCCCCCCCACCTTGCCCTGCTCGACCGGGATCGCCGGGATGGGGATATTCCACGGCTCGAGCAAATGATCGATCTGGTTGTTGCGCGCATCGTCGCGCAGGGTGAACCGGGCCAGTTGCACCCCCGAATAGGCAATGGCGCGCGATTGCCCCTGGTCGAGCTGGTTTTCCAGCTGGTGGAACCACAGCTGCTGGCGCCAGGCGATCCATGCCGCCAGCGCAGCGACCAAGGCGGCGGTAATCACCGCGGTAATCAGGGCGATGCCGGCCTGCTTTCTCATGGCAGCGCGAACACCCGCTCGATCGGTGCACTACCGTTGCGCGCCAGCGTGATCTTTACCGCGCGCGGCAGTGTCGCGGCGGCCGGGGTGCTGGCGCCCGCCGGCCAGCGCGGCTGCCAGGCATTGCTGCCGTCGAGGAAGGTCGGCACAAACTGAGCAATATCGTTGAGCAGCGGTAAAACCATCGGCTGCTCGGTTGGTGCCGGGTCAAGCGAATCCCACAGCAACAGCTCCAGCTTGCCGTCCTGCAAGCGATACGCCACGCGCTGCGGGTCTCGATCGCGAGCAAAGCGGATGAATTCAAGCGCAGGTTTGGTTCGCGCCAGATCGTCACTGCGGCCAATGAACGCCGGCTGCGCCTGGCCGCTGCCATCGCGCCACGGCCGATTTACCGATTGACCAACGTCGTCGCCGAGACGGTCAAACACCAGTGACAGATCACGCCACGATTGCGCCTCGGCGTCGAGGCGCAATTTGGTCGTCGCCACCGCATCCAGCCCGCGCCACGCCACCAGCGCGATCACGCTGAAAATCGCCAGCGCCACCAGCAGCTCAAGCAGGGTAAAACCGGTACGGTCAGCGCGGCGCATTAGCTAAATAGCCCACCAACGTGGCGACCGCGTGCGTTTGATCGCCATCGGCATACACTTTGATCTCCACCCGGCGGAAGCTGCGATTGGGCGAGACGCCGTCTTCCTCTTGCCAGACGAACTCGCGGCCGACCATCGTCGAGCGACCCTCACGCCGGCCGGGCTCGGGAAACTCGGCGCGCGCGGTGATCTCGGCCAGGCGGTTTTGCGCCACCCAGCCGGCCAGGGTGCGCGTTGCCAGGTCGCCGGCGGTATCGGTGCTCGCCGAGACCGCGCGCAAGGCGGCGGCCATGGCGATCGCCAATACCGCCAGCGCCACCAGGACTTCGACCAGCGTAAAGCCCCGTTCACGCATCGCCCTGCTCCGGCATGCTCGCCCTGACTCGCCCCATTGCATCGCCATCGAGCTGCCAGCGCACGCTGCCAAGCTGCAAATCCAGATGAAACGGTGCGTTCACGCCCGACGGTTCAAACACGATGCGCTCGCCGATCCGCCGCTCGCGCAGATTGATCGTCTGCGCGACGAGCTTGGTGCCCTCGGGCAGTTCACGCGCGCGCAGCACTTCGTCGGCGGCGATCGCTTGCCAGGCATTCTGATCGTCGAGCAACCAGAACTGGTAACCGTGACCATCACTCGACCACGCCATCGTCCGCCCCGAATTGATCGCCGCATCGCGGGCATTTTCCAGTAGCAACGCCAGACGCGCCGATTCGCGCGACAGCGTGGTCGCGTCCGAATCACCCAAGCGCACCACCGCCAGACCGAGAATCAGGCCGACAATCGCCAGCGCGACGAGAATCTCAACAAGGGTAAAGCCGAGCCGGCGACGCATCGAAGCGGATTACAGCTGCCAGGAGCCGACATCGGCGTCGTAGCCTTCGCCGCCCTGGGTGCCGTCGGCACCGTAGCTCATCACGTCGATCTCGCCCTTCAGGCCCGGGTTCAGATAAAGATAATCACCGCCCCAAGGGTCTTTGGGCAGCTTCTCAAGATAACCGCCGGTTTTCCAGTTCATCGGTACCGGCGGCTGGCTCGGCTTCTCGGTCAGCGCCTTCAGCCCTTGCTCGGTCGTCGGGTAACGGCCGTTATCGAGTTTGTAGAGCTTGAGCGCCTGCACCACGCTGCGGATGTCCTGCTTGGCCGCGACCACGCGCGCCTCGTTCGGCCTATCCATGATTTTCGGCACGATCAGCGCGCCGAGAATCGCCAGAATGGTGATCACGACGAGGATTTCGATCAGGGTAAAACCGCGTTGGGCGCGGCCTTGGACGTGTTGCATCATCTGCTCCGTTATTGGAATGGCTTTATTTGATGAGTTGATTCATTTCGAACACCGGCATCAGGATCGCCAGCACGATCAGCAGCACCACGCCGCCCATGATCAGCACCATGATCGGCCCCAGTAGGCTGGTGAAGGTCGCAACGCGATTTTCCAGCTCCTGGCTTTGCTGCTGCGCCGCCTTGTCGAGCATGTGCTCAAGCCGGCCGGTGGCCTCGCCGCTGCCGATCAGATGGATCAGCACCGGCGGAAACAATCTGGATTCGGCCAGCGCCCGCGATAGCGTCATCCCTTCGCGCACCTGCGCCGCGGCGGTCAATACCGCGTCGCGCAGCGGCAGGTTGGCGAGCACGCCGGCGGCGGCGTTCATTGCCCGCAGCAGCGGCACGCCGCTGCTGACCAGAATCGCCAGCGTCGATGCCAGCCGCGCGGTATTGCCGGCCCGCTCGAATCGGCCGAACAGCGGCAGGCGCAACTTCCAGCGATGAAAAGCACGGCGGATGGCCGGCTGCTGCAGTGCACGCCACGCAGCAAAACCGGCGCCGGCCAAGGCGATCAGCAATACCAGCCCCCAGTCGCGTACCACCGCGCTGGTCCAGAGCAGCGCCCGGGTCAGAAACGGCAGCGTCTGCTTGGCGCTCTGGAACACCGTCACCATCTGCGGCACCACCCAGGTCAGCAGGCCGACGATGACCAGCACCGACACCACCATCACCACCAGCGGATAAATGAACGCCAGCATCACCTTCGACGCCAGCGCCGCGCGGCTTTCGAGGTAATCGGCCAGCCGCTGCATCACCGCCGCCGCCTTGCCCGACTCCTCGCCGGCCGCCACGATGGTGCGATACAGCTCCGGGAACGCGCCGGGATGGCTCGCCAAGGCTTGCGACAGCGATACCCCGGCGAGGATCTCGCTGCGTATCGCCGCAACCAGCTCCTTTTCGCGCTCGCCCTCGCTCTGCTCGCCCAGCACAACCAGCGCTTCATCCAGCGTCAGGCCGGCATCGAGCAAGGTCGAGAGCTGCCGCGTCAGCAGCGCCAGACGGGCGGTGCCGAGGCTGCGGTGTCGCCGCGCCTTGGCGCTGGTCGAGCCTTCGACCAGCTCGCTGACCCACAGGCCGCGCTCACGCAGAGACAGCCGCGCCTGCCGGGCGCCGTCTGCCTCGACCGCGCCACGAACTTCCTTGCCATCGGCACCGACTGCGCGGTAACGGAACGTGCTCATTCTGGCGTCCCTGTCGGTGCGGGCAACCATCCTAGCGAGGTCGCAATGTTGACCGCCAAGCCGTACAGCAGCAAGGCCACCGGTAGATAGGCAAGCAGGCCCGCAGCGATCAACGCCGGCCGGTGCACCGTCGCGACCGCCACCGCGCGCACCAGCACCACCAAGCCGTACAGGGTCAGCAGCACCGTCGCAACCAAGCCGGCATCGTCGGGCAGCATCGCCACCACGGGTTGCAGCAGCTGCGGCGTTGCCGCCAGCACGATCAAGGGAAACAGCGTGCCTTCAAACGGCCGGCGGTCCAGAATCCGCAACCAGCCCATCAGCCACAGCGTCGACAAGATGCAGCTGATGAGATCGAGGATGCCAAAGAACAGCAGCCTTTGTGGCAGCGATGCCTTGAACTTGCCGGCACCGAGCGCTGCGGCCAGCGACAGCAAGGCCAGCCACACCAGCGGCTGCCAGACCGGGTAGCGATAATGTGACAGCGGCCCGACTTTCAGCCGGGCCACGTCCAGGGCGTCACGCACCAGCTGTTGCATCGAAGCCGGGCGCTCAGGCAAAGATCACGGTCTTGTTCGAATACACCAGCACCCGGTGTTCGAGATGCCATTTCACCGCACGCGCCAGTACCATTTTTTCCAGATCGCGGCCCTTGCGGATCAATTCTTCGACATCGTCGCGGTGCGAGATGCGGATCACGTCCTGCTCGATGATCGGGCCGTCGTCGAGCACTTCGGTCACGTAATGGCTGGTCGCGCCGATCAGCTTCACGCCACGGGCAAAGGCGCGGTGATACGGCTTGGCACCGTCGAACGCCGGCAGGAAGCTGTGGTGAATATTAATCACCCGTTGCGGGTAGGCGCCGGTGAAGTCGTGGCTGAGCACTTGCATGTAACGCGCCAGCACGATCAGGTCGATGCCATGCGCTTCG encodes:
- the gspJ gene encoding type II secretion system minor pseudopilin GspJ — translated: MRRADRTGFTLLELLVALAIFSVIALVAWRGLDAVATTKLRLDAEAQSWRDLSLVFDRLGDDVGQSVNRPWRDGSGQAQPAFIGRSDDLARTKPALEFIRFARDRDPQRVAYRLQDGKLELLLWDSLDPAPTEQPMVLPLLNDIAQFVPTFLDGSNAWQPRWPAGASTPAAATLPRAVKITLARNGSAPIERVFALP
- the gspI gene encoding type II secretion system minor pseudopilin GspI, with product MRERGFTLVEVLVALAVLAIAMAAALRAVSASTDTAGDLATRTLAGWVAQNRLAEITARAEFPEPGRREGRSTMVGREFVWQEEDGVSPNRSFRRVEIKVYADGDQTHAVATLVGYLANAPR
- a CDS encoding GspH/FimT family pseudopilin, with the protein product MRRRLGFTLVEILVALAIVGLILGLAVVRLGDSDATTLSRESARLALLLENARDAAINSGRTMAWSSDGHGYQFWLLDDQNAWQAIAADEVLRARELPEGTKLVAQTINLRERRIGERIVFEPSGVNAPFHLDLQLGSVRWQLDGDAMGRVRASMPEQGDA
- the gspG gene encoding type II secretion system major pseudopilin GspG yields the protein MQHVQGRAQRGFTLIEILVVITILAILGALIVPKIMDRPNEARVVAAKQDIRSVVQALKLYKLDNGRYPTTEQGLKALTEKPSQPPVPMNWKTGGYLEKLPKDPWGGDYLYLNPGLKGEIDVMSYGADGTQGGEGYDADVGSWQL
- the gspF gene encoding type II secretion system inner membrane protein GspF; amino-acid sequence: MSTFRYRAVGADGKEVRGAVEADGARQARLSLRERGLWVSELVEGSTSAKARRHRSLGTARLALLTRQLSTLLDAGLTLDEALVVLGEQSEGEREKELVAAIRSEILAGVSLSQALASHPGAFPELYRTIVAAGEESGKAAAVMQRLADYLESRAALASKVMLAFIYPLVVMVVSVLVIVGLLTWVVPQMVTVFQSAKQTLPFLTRALLWTSAVVRDWGLVLLIALAGAGFAAWRALQQPAIRRAFHRWKLRLPLFGRFERAGNTARLASTLAILVSSGVPLLRAMNAAAGVLANLPLRDAVLTAAAQVREGMTLSRALAESRLFPPVLIHLIGSGEATGRLEHMLDKAAQQQSQELENRVATFTSLLGPIMVLIMGGVVLLIVLAILMPVFEMNQLIK